From Thalassovita sp.:
GTGCACGCCGCAAGCGCTGAACGCCCTTTCAATGATCCTGAAAATACTCCCGCCGGAGGCATCCTGCGGTAGCCACATGCACAAAGGGGGACAGATGCGACCCTATGAAAAGAACCCCTCGGCGATCTACGCCGAAAGCTTCGCCACCGTCCGGCGTGAGGCGCGTCTGGACCGGTTTGATGCCGGCATGGAACGTATGGCGATCCGGCTGATCCACGCCTGTGGCATGGTTGAGGTTGCGGACCGGCTGGCGTTTTCTGAAAACGCCTATGCGGCGGGCCACGCGGCTTTACAGGCGGGCAAACCGATCCTGTGTGATTGCGAAATGGTCGGCGCGGGCATCATCCGGCGCTACCTGCCGGCCGAAAATGAGGTGATCGTCACCCTGAACGATGCCCGTACACCCGGCATCGCGGCAGGCATTGGCAACACCCGCTCTGCCGCCGCGGTAGAGCTTTGGGCCGATCATCTGGACGGGGCTGTCGTGGCCGTGGGCAACGCCCCCACCGCGCTGTTTCATCTGTTGGAGCTGATCGACCAAGGCGCGCCGAAACCGGCGGTGATCCTTGGCTTCCCGGTGGGTTTTGTCGGCGCGGCAGAGAGCAAGGCCGAATTGGCCGCCAACCCGCGCGGTTGTGACTTTGTCGCCCTGCGTGGCCGTCGCGGCGGCTCAGCCATTGCCTCAGCCGCAGTGAACGCGTTGGCAGCGGGGCTGCCAGAAGAACAAGCGGAGGCAACCCGATGAAAGATCGGCATGCCTTCGGCGAGAGTATTTGCAGAACATTGAAAGGGGCGGCCCATGTCTGATCCTTGGTTGCATATTGTTGGCATTGGTGAGGACGGTATGGACGGGCTGCTGCCCGCCACCCGCGCGGTTGTCGAAGCAGCAGAGGTGATTGTGGGTGGGGAACGCCATCATGAACTGTCTGCGGCGGTCACGGCCGAGCGGCTGGCCTGGCCCTCGCCCTTTGATGCGCTTATTGGCATGTTGCAGGAGCTGAAAGGTAAACGTGTGGTGGTTCTGGCCACCGGCGATCCCCTGTGGTTTTCGGTCGGGGCACGGATCGGGCGTGAGATTGATCCGAGCGAGTTGGTTTATCACCCGCAGGTCGGGGCCTTCCAGTTGGCGGCGGCGCGCATGGGCTGGTCGATGGCGGATCTGGAGACGCTGACGGTGCATGGCCGTCCGGTGGAGCAGATGATCGCCTTTATCCAGCCGGATGCACGGTTGCTGATCCTGACCACCGGTTCGGACACCCCTGGCAAGATTGCCGCCTTCCTGACCGCCCGTGGTTTTGGCAAATCTAAGATGACGGTGCTGGCCAATATGGGTGGTGAGGAAGAACAGCGGTTTGACGGTGTCGCAGAGGGCTGGGAACACGAGGTGCCGCCGTTCAACACGCTGGCAGTGGATTGCATCGCTGCACCTGATGCGGCGCTTTTGCCGAGGGTGCCGGGGCTGGCGGATGATCTGTTTCAGAACGACGGCACCATGACCAAACAAGAGGTCCGTGCGGCGACGCTGGCCAAGCTGATGCCGATGCGCGGCGCACTGCTGTGGGACATTGGCACCGGCTGTGGTTCGGTCGCGGTGGAGTGGATGCGCTCGGCCTCTTATGCGCAGGCCATCGGGATTGAACCGCGTGCTGATCGCCGGTCGATGGCAGCCGCAAACGCGCTGGCGCTGGGGGTGCCGAAGCTGCAGCTGGTGGATGGCACCGTGCCCGCCGCCCTGCAGGATCTGCCGGCCCCCGACGCGGTGTTCATTGGCGGCGGTCTCAGCCGGGAGACATTCGAGTTCGCCTGGGAGGCGCTGCGTCCTTTGGGCCGGATGGTGGCCAATGCGGTGACCATCGAAAGTGAGGCGACGCTGATTGCGCTGCAGAAGGATTACGGTGGTGAGCTGGTCAAGATCTCGGTCGAACGGGCGGAGGCGATTGGCCCTTTGAGCGGTTGGAAACCGCTGCGCACCGTCACCCAGTGGAGCCTGATCAAACGATGACCGGTAAACTCTATGGTGTGGGGCTGGGGCCGGGTGATCCCGACCTGATGACCCTGCGGGCCCATCGGTTGATTGCGGGGGCCACGGTGGTGGCCTATCCGGCCTTAGCAGGTGGCGACAGCTTTGCCCGCGCCATCGCGGCCGATGTGATCCCTGCGGGCGCGCGTGAAATTGTGATGGACGTGCCGATGACGGTGGACCGTGCCCCGGCGCAGGCCGCCTATGACAAGGGCGCAACGGAAATCGCTGCGGCACTGGAGGCGGGTGAGGATGTGATCTGCCTCTGTGAGGGCGATCCTTTTTTCTACGGTTCCTTCATGTATCTCTTTGCCCGCTTGTCCGAACGGTTTGAGGTTGAGGTGGTACCCGGCGTGACCTCAATCACCACCTGCGCGGCGCGGGCCGGTGTGCCTTTGGCGGCGCGCAATGAACGGCTGACGGTGCTGCCCGGCCCCCTGCCGGAGGCGGAGCTACGCAGCCGGATCGAAGGCGCGGAAAGCGTGGCGATCATGAAGGTCGGCCGCCATCTGGCCAAGATCCGTGGCGTGATCGAGGCCTTGGGCCTGACCGAAAAGGCCATGTATATCGAGCGTGCCAGCCTGCCCGAAGAGGTGGTTTGCCCGCTTAAGGAGGCGCCGGAGAAGGCGCCCTATTTCTCAATGATTCTACTGGTGAAGGGGGGCGACCCATGGCTGTAACTTCTGGGCCTGCGGGCGAAAATGTGACGCCGGTTGTTCTGGCGCTGAGTGCCTCGGGCGAGGCGGTGGCGCATCAAGTGGCGGCGGTTCTGGGTGCTGAGGTGCACGGCCGTGAGGGGCGTGTGGCACAGGCCGATGCCTTTTTCCCCAATGCGCTGGACCATGCGCGGGATTTGTTTGCGGCCGGTGTGCCGGTGGTTGGCGTCTGTGCCAGCGGCATCCTGATCCGTGCGGTTGCGCCATTGCTGAGTGACAAACGGGCGGAGCCGCCGGTTGTGTCGGTGTCTGATAACGGGTCCGTTGTGGTGCCGCTTCTGGGCGGACATCGCGGCGCCAACCGTCTGGCCGGTGAGATCGCTTCGGCGTTGGAGGCGACCGCGGCTGTGACCACAGCCGGGGATGTCGCCATGGGCGTGGCGCTGGATGAACCGCCGCAGGGCTGGGTTCTGGCCAACCCTGAAAACGCCAAGGCGGCGATGGCGGCCTTGCTGTCGGGCGCTGGTGCTACGTTGGTGGGTGAGGCGGTTGAGGCGGCCGATTGGCTGGCGGATCTGCCGAAAGGTGACGGGGTGACCATTCACTGCACTGTGGCACCTGTTGAGGTGACGAAGGAGACCACGCTGGTCTTCCACCCGCAGCGCGCAATTCTGGGTATTGGCTGTTCGCGCAATTGCCCGGCGGAGGAGCTGGATGGCTTGGTCGCAGAGCTGCTGGCGGATGCGGGTGTTGCGTCTGGTGCGCTGGCGGCCATTGCCACGGCGGACCTGAAAGCGGATGAGCCTGCGATGAACGCACTGGCGGCGAAGTTCAACGTGCCGCTGCGCCTGTTCACAGCGGCGGAGCTGGACGCGGAAACCCCGCGTTGCGCCACCACATCCGAGGTGGTTTTTGCCGAGATTGGCACCCACGGTGTGGCCGAAAACGCGGCCTTGGCCGCGGGGGGCGCGGCTGTGACACTGACCCATCCGAAACGCAAAACCGCCATGGGCACAGCGGCGCTGGCGATGGCCGAGGCCCCTGTGACCGCGGTGGCGGGCCGCGCCCGTGGCCGTCTGTCGGTTGTGGGCATTGGCCCGGGTCAGGCCAGTTGGCGCACGCCCGAGGTCTCGCGCCTGGTGGCTGAGGCGGAAGAGCTGGTTGGCTATGGCCTCTACATCGATCTGCTGGGCCCATTGGCCGCCGGAAAGGAACGGTCGGACTTCCCATTGGGCGGCGAAGAGGCGCGCTGTCGCTACGCGCTGGAACAGGCGGCGAAGGGCAAGAACGTGGCTCTGGTCTGTTCGGGCGATGCGGGCATCTACGCGATGGGCGCGCTGGTCTTTGAACTGCTGGATCGCGGGCCGGAGGAACATGGCGTCTCTGACGCGGCGCACCGGGTGGACGTGATCTGTTCGCCGGGCGTTTCGGCATTGCAGGGGGCTGCGGCACGGGCCGGGGCGCCTTTGGGGCACGACTTCTGCACCATTTCGCTGTCCGATCTGCTGACCCCGCGTGATGACATTCTGCGCCGGTTGAAAGCGGCGGCAGAGGGCGATTTCGTGATTGCCTTCTATAACCCAGTGTCCAAAACCCGCCGGACCCTGCTGGCCGAGGCGCGGGAGATCCTGTTGCAGCACCGCCCGGCCGATACGCCGGTGATGCTGGCCTCGTCCCTGGGGCGGCCTGAGGAATATGTGCGCTATCGCCGTCTGGACCAGCTGGAGGTCGATGAGGTCGACATGCTGACCGTGGTTCTGATCGGTTCGAGCAATTCGCGACTGGCGGAGCTGGGCGAAGGCCCCCGCATGTTCACGCCACGGGGCTATGCGCGCAAAATTGACGGTGATCTGGCCGAGAAGGCAGCGCAGTGAGTATTTTTGGAAAGATGAAAGAGGGGCGCGGCGCATGACCGTTTACTTTATTGGCGCGGGGCCGGGCGATCCCGAATTGCTGACGAAAAAGGCCGAGCGGGTGATCGGCGAATGCCCCGTCTGTCTCTATGCGGGCTCCTTGGTGCCGCCAGAGGTGGTGGCCTGTGCCCCGGAAGGTGCGCGGGTGCTGGACACGGCGCCGATGACGCTGGATGAGACCCATGCCGAGATCGTGGCGGCCCATGCCAAGGGGCAGGATGTGGCACGGGTGCATTCCGGTGATCCGTCGCTTTATGGTGCAATTGCCGAACAGATCCGTCGGTTGCAGGCCGAGGGCATTGCCTATGAGATCATCCCTGGTGTGCCGGCCTATGCGGCAATGGCTGCAGCCCTTGGGCAGGAGTTGACCATCCCTGAGGTGGCGCAATCGATTGTGCTAACCCGGGTGTCGATGAAATCGACCTCAATGCCAGAAGGTGAGACCCTAGAAAACTTCGCCCGCACCGGCGCGACCTTGGCGATTCATCTGGGGATCCGCAATCTGCGTGAGATTGAGCGCCAGCTGGTGCCCAATTATGGCGCGGAGTGTCCGGTTGTGGTGGGCTACCGCGTCGGCTGGCCGGATGAGATGTTCATCAAAGGCACGCTGAGCGACATTCGCAAAAAAGTGCGGGCTGAAAAGATCACCCGCACCGCTTTGATTCTGGTGGGGCCGGCACTTGGCACGGTTCGTGATTTCAAAGACTCAGCCCTCTATGATCCGAAGATGCCGCATGTGCTGCGTCCGGTGGAGGGAGCGGTCTTGGAAGAGCCCATCGACGAGTGAGATTTCGTCAAAGGTTTACTTGACCTTAACTGGAAATCCCCCATCTTGGGGCCAGAAGGAGGAGCGAAATGACGACATTTCTGCCCAAAGAGGTTCAGGCCGGTCTGGATGCTGCACGCAAGAAAGACCAGAAACGCAACAGCCGCATGTTGGTGGAGGCCGATGGCCAGACCTATCGTGTGCTGCGATTCTGGGAAACTGGCTTTGCGCTGGATGCGGACTCCGCGCCACATCTGCGTGGCTTTGTGGATCTGTTTGACCGGGGCGAACACCTCTATCAGTGTCTGATCCTTGCCTCGGAAGAAGAGGCCGGAGAGATGTGTTATGAATTCAAACGCCTCACCGCGATCCACGGCAAACCGCCGGCGGATTTCGTGAAAGAGGATCATGAGGTCATCGCGCTTCTGGGGCACCAAAGCTGAGCCCACACGTTTCTGATGCGTTTTCGCGAATTGAAGCGGCTCCAACCGGGGCCGCTTTTGTTTTTGTAGCTTGGCGATGCGCCGGGGCCTGTCAGAAACCGCACTGGCTGACAGGGTAGGCGGGATAAGGGCGGACGAGGTGACGACCGCCCTTGGTCAGCTTTGTAAAAACGCAGCTCTTAGGTGGCTGCGCTGAGGTAGGCCAGCACCAGCAGCAGGGTGAGGATCACCACAGGGCCGCTGAGTTGCACGTAGTCCTTGGCGCGGATCAGTGTGGCGGCGGCGGCCAGCATGATCATCACGCCAAGCCCGATGCCAAAGGGCTGGCTGAGCGGAAACAGCAGCAGCGTGGCAACCAGCGCCTCAAGGGCTGCTGTCACAAAGCGGAACCATGCGGGATAGCCCCAAGCGGCGTAGCTTTCGCGGATCTTCTGCGGGCCCAGCCCATTTGTCAGCGTGCCGATGATGAAGAAGGCCACCAGAAACCAGGTCAGATAGTCGGTCATTTGTCTCTCTTGCGGTAAGGTCAGGGGCTTACTGGCAAGAAGATCGTTCGAGTCCACGCGCTGCCCCTGAGGTAAGGGTTGCGCCGTGGTCGAAGCAGAACCGGCCCTGCGGCCAGCGCAGGAGACACCACCCTGCAACTCTGATTTCGGCAGGGCCTACCTATGAGTGGAGGGTGCGAAGGTCAAGGGCAGGGGCTGTGGCCCCTGCCGGGTGTAGATCAGCCGTATTTGCGCAGCGCTTCCAGTTCCAGGTCCAGGCGCAGCTGTTTGTCCGCGATCTGTTTCATCACCGCTTTGCGGTCCTCGGGATCAGTGGTGGCTTTCAACGTGGCGTGCAGCGTGGCGATCTGGCGTTTCAGCTCCACCGCCAGCGGCTTGGCTTGGTTTTCTTTCAGCAAGTGGTCCAGCACCGCATCTTTGGGCTGGTGGAGAAACGCCAACGGTTTGCCCGCGCCGGGGAGGTTTTTGAACTCATCCGAGCGATCAGCGGCCTGCATGGCCATTTCAATGGCGGCATTCATGGGATGTGACATGGCGAAAACCCAACTGTGTTAGCCCCTCACTGGGGTGAAACAGATATAGGCAGGCCGGGGTGCTGGCAGAAGGGATGTGGCAACCGGCCGCATGCAAAGGCCCCCGCGATGATCCGCAGGGGCCGGTCTGATTGGATGCCTGATGTGGGGTTACTGCAGATCGCCGAAGGCAGCCTGCATCCGCTTCACCGCTTCTTCGACATGGGCGCGTGGCGTCGCCAGGTTGAAGCGCAGGAAGTTTTCGCCGCCAGATCCGAAGGTTGGGCCCTGGTTCACCGCGATCTTTGCCTCCTTGGAGACACGATCAGTGAACTCCTCCCGCGCCATCCCGGTGCCCGAGAAATCGACCCAGGCCAGATAGGTGGCTTCCATCTTCATTGAGGCGAGGCCGGGAATAGCGTTGATGCCCGCATCAAAGATCTGCCGGTTGCCATCGATGTACTCCAGCACCGCATCGGCCCATTTGGCGCCTTCCGGGGAATAGGCGGCTTCGGTCATATGCAGCCCGAAGGAGTTGGGCGACAGGCCAAGGCCCGCCATCCGGGCGGCAAATTTGGCGCGCAGTGTTTCATCGGGGATGATGACATTGCCGCAATGGGTGCCAGCGATGTTGAAGGTCTTGGAGGTGGCGGTCATCATGATCAGCCGCTCTTCGGCGCCGGTCACATTGGCCATCGGTGTGTGGGTCACACCGGGGTAGACCAGATCGTGGTGGATCTCATCCGAGACGAGAATCAGATCGTGGCGTTTGGCAAAGGCAACCACACCTTCCAGTTCGTCGTGGGTCCAGACGCGGCCGCCGGGGTTATGCGGTGAGCAGAGGATGACCATCTTCTCAGAGCCATCAAGCTGCTGATCCCAAGCGTCAAAGTCCATCTCATAGCGACCATCAACATTGCGCAGATCACATTCCACCACACGGCGGTTGTTGGCGCGGATCACCTTGGCAAAGGCGTGATAAACCGGCGTCATCAGAACCACGCCATCACCCGGCGCGGTGAAGGTATCGACGCAGATCGCGGTGCCATTGACCAGACCATGGGTGGTGAAAATCCACGATGGATCCACTTTCCAGCCGTGGCGGTTTTCCATCCACCAGCAGATCGCATTGCGATAGCTGGCGTCATCGCCGTAATAGCCATAGATGCCGTGATCAGCCATTGCCTTGACCGCATCCTGAATGACATCCGCGGCTTTGAAATCCATATCGGCAACCCACATGGACAGCCCGTCTTCGGGGGAAACGCCATAGAGGGTCTCCATCATGTCCCATTTGACGGAATGGCTGCCAACTCGGTTGTGGATCTCATCGAAATTCATACGGGTCTCCCTCAGGGTATGCGGTGGTCTTGTGCGGTTCTTGGGTGGCCTGAATGGGCCGCCGGATCCGGGCGAGCCTAGGGGCAGATGGGGGGCGGCAGCAAGGTGGCAATTGGCGCTTTCCTGTGGATTGACGCACAGCCATCGCAGCCCAGCCCTGCAGCAATGCAGGCTGCCCGTATTTTCACGGTAGAACCCTACGGCGCTTGGGGATTGCCCCATTGCGTGATGCCCTCCCATCGCCTACATCAACGCCATGAAACGCAAGATCCTGATCCATCCCGACCCCCGCCTGAAAAAGCTCTGTGATCCGGTCGCAGACATGAGTGACGAATTGCGCACGCTGGCAGAGGATATGCTGGAAACCATGTATGACGCGCCGGGCATTGGGCTGGCCGCGCCACAGATCGGTGTTCTGCATCGGGTGATCACGCTGGATTGCACCACGCAGGAAGAAGAGAACAGCCCGCTGGTGATGTTCAATCCTGAAATCGTGGCCGCCTCGGATGAAACATCCAGCTACGAAGAGGGCTGCCTGTCGATCCCGGATCAGTTCGCCGAAGTGACCCGCCCCGCCGAGGTGACGGTGCGCTGGATGGATGTGGATGGCAAGGAACAGGAACGTACCTTTGCCGACCTCTGGGCGACCTGTGTGCAGCATGAGATTGACCATCTGGATGGCAAGCTGTTCATCGATTATCTGAAGCCACTGAAGCGCCAGATGATCACCCGCAAAATGCAGAAGCTGAAACGCGAACTGGCGCGGGGCTAAGTCATGGCCCAGCTGGATATCCTGCGCTGGCCTGATCCGCGGTTGCAGCAGATCTGCGCCCAGGTGGCGGACGGCAGCGACCTCAGCACGCTGGCGCAGGACATGCTGGACACGATGTATGCGGCCTATGGCCGGGGGCTGGCCGGGCCGCAGGTGGGCGTGATGCAGCGGATCTTTGTGATGGATGTCACCTGGAAGGAAGGCACCCGCGCCCCGCAGGTGCTGATCAATCCCGAAATCCTTGAGGCCTCAGATGCGCTTGCAGGCGGGGAAGAGGGCTGCCTGTCGATCCCAAACGCACCCGCTGAGGTGCAGCGCCCCGCTGAAGTGGTGATGACTTGGTTGGATCTGCAGGGGCAGCGCCAGACCCGCCGGATGACAGGCTTTGAAGCAAAATGCGCCCAGCATGAGTTGGATCACCTGAACGGTGTGGTGATCTTTGACCATCTGGGCCAAGACGACCGCGCGCGGCTGGAAGCCGCCTATCAGGAGGCGCTGAAATGACCGTTCGCAAATGTATCCCCTGGCCCGACAAACGTCTGCGCACTGCGGCGGAGCCGGTGGCGGAAATCACCGATCACGTGCGTCAGGTCTGGGAGGATCTGATCGACACGATGTATGCGATGCCCGGTGTCGGCATGGGCGCCAATCAGATTGGTGAGATGCTGCGGCTGATCGTTGTGGATGCGACCGAGGAGGGCAATCAGGCGATCCGCATGGCCAACCCTGAGATCCTGCATGCCTCCACCCAGCCGCGCGATCATGAAGAGGCCAGCCCGAACCTTGTTGGGGTTTCGGCCAAGATCACCCGCCCCCGCGCGGTGACCGTGCGTTTCATGAACGAGCAGGGTGAGATGGAAGAGCGCGATTTTGTTGGGCTCTGGGCGACCTCGGTGCAGCACCAGATCGACCACATCAATGGCAAGATGTACTTTGATCACCTGAGCAAGACCAAACGCGACATGCTGATCCGCAAGTCACGTAAAGCACGCTGAGCCGGACAGAGCTGAGCCAGACTGAACTAAGCCGGACGAAGGAGCAGGACGATGCGGGTAGTTTTCATGGGTACGCCGGAGTTTTCGGTGCCGGTTCTGGAGGCTTTGGTAGAGGCCGGGCATGAGATCGCTGCCGTTTATTGCCAGCCCCCCCGTCAGGCTGGTCGCGGCAAGAAAGAACGCCCAACACCGGTCCACGCCCGCGCAGCAGAACTGGGACTGGAGGTGCGCCATCCCGTGTCGCTGAAAGGTGCCGAAGACCAGGCGGATTTTGCCGCATTGAACGCGGATGTTGCGGTGGTTGTCGCCTACGGTCTGATCCTGCCGCAGGCCATTCTGGACGCGCCTGCACAGGGGTGTTTGAACATTCATGCCTCACTGCTGCCGCGCTGGCGCGGGGCTGCGCCGATCCATCGTGCGATCATGTCGGGCGATGCGGAAACCGGCATCTGCATCATGCAGATGGAGGCCGGGTTGGACACCGGGCCGGTTCTCTTGCGGGAAGAAACTGCAATTGAGGCCGAAGAAACCACCGCACAGCTACATGACCGCCTGTCTGATATGGGGGCAGCGCTGATTGTTGAGGCGCTGGCAAAACTGCCCACCCTGACCCCTGTGGTGCAGCCTGAGGACGGCGTCACCTACGCCAGCAAGATCGACAAGGCCGAGGCGGCAATTGACTGGTCTGCCCCCGCTGCTGAGGTCGATCGCAAAATCCGCGGCCTGTCGCCTTTCCCGGGGGCATTTGTCGAATTTGACGGCCAGCGCATCAAACTCCTGGCCTCCCGCTTGGTGGATGGTGCAGGGGCGCCTGGTGAGGTGCTGGACGATCAGCTGACCGTCGCCTGTGGCAGCGGGGCCGTGCAACTCTTGCGCTTGCAACGCGCGGGCAAAGCAGCGCAGGATGCCGAGGTGTTCCTGCGCGGCCTACCCCTGCCCAAGGGAACGCAGCTGTAACCAAAGGAGAACGCCCATGTTTCCAACCTTGATCGGTACGGTGGTGATTGCCGGGATCGTGGGCTATCTGGTCGAAAAGACGGGCTTCACCCACAATGGGATCCTGCCCTCGATCATCATCTGTGTTGGCGGGGCTTTCCTGTTCTATTTTGTCCGGGTGATGTTCGGCGTCAGCTTTGGCCCGCCCGGTGTCGATGCGATCCTAGCCTCGGTCGGGGCGCTGATCGTGGTGCCGACGCATTGGCGGAAATAAGATAATAGTGGCAATGGTTTGCCCCTTAGGAGGTTCTGAATGTCCATTCTGTTTCTGATCATCATCGGCGCCGCTGCCGGTGTCATCGCCACCAAGCTGATGGGCCAGGAGGCGAACCTGATCACCACCATTGGCATCGGCATTGCCGGGGCGCTGATTGGCGGGCTGATCCTGCGGTTCCTGCTGGTTGTGACCGGCATGGCGGCAGGTCTTGTGGGTGCGATCCTTGGCGCCATGCTGCTGATCTGGTTCTACCAGCGCTTCAAGGGCTGACGCCGCTTATTGCCGTGGCGGTCGGCTTTTGTAGACCGGCAGCTGCCAGCCAAAATGCAGGGAGCCGGCGCGCAACCCCCAGGTGACCAACCCGCCGATCAACAGATCCCATTCACGGGCCAGTCCGGCGCTGTCGGTCAGGCCTGTAGCCAGAACCGTTGCCAGCGCCCCGGCCGCCGCAGCGGTGGCATAAAGCTCGCCTTGTGTCAGGACCAGCGGCACCTCATTGCAGACCACATCGCGCATCATGCCGCCAAAGGTGCCCGTGGCCACCCCCATCACAATCACGATGGACCAATGCGCACCCAGATCCAGCGCCACGGCTGCCCCTGCAGGCACCGCAACCGCCAGCGCCAGGCTGTCGAGCCACAGCAGCGTCCGGTAGCGGCTTTCCAACAGGTGTGCGGTGAAAAACACCAGGGTTGCGGCGGCAACGGCCACCGCCAGGAACCAGGGCTGGGCGATCCAGAACACCGGGTTTCTGTCCAGCAGAACATCGCGCAGGGTGCCGCCGCCAATGGCCGTCAGCGCCGCGATGAACAGAAACCCAACCAGATCCAGCTGGGCCCGTGACGCCGCAAGCGCGCCGGTCAGCGCAAAGACCAGAACCGATGCACTGTCGAGGAGGATCTGCAGGCTCAGCTGGTCGGGCATCGGGTGTCCTTTGGGGTGAAGTAGGGGCTTAGTCCTTGAACGGGG
This genomic window contains:
- a CDS encoding GlsB/YeaQ/YmgE family stress response membrane protein, producing MSILFLIIIGAAAGVIATKLMGQEANLITTIGIGIAGALIGGLILRFLLVVTGMAAGLVGAILGAMLLIWFYQRFKG
- a CDS encoding trimeric intracellular cation channel family protein, with amino-acid sequence MSLQILLDSASVLVFALTGALAASRAQLDLVGFLFIAALTAIGGGTLRDVLLDRNPVFWIAQPWFLAVAVAAATLVFFTAHLLESRYRTLLWLDSLALAVAVPAGAAVALDLGAHWSIVIVMGVATGTFGGMMRDVVCNEVPLVLTQGELYATAAAAGALATVLATGLTDSAGLAREWDLLIGGLVTWGLRAGSLHFGWQLPVYKSRPPRQ